One genomic segment of Mus pahari chromosome 4, PAHARI_EIJ_v1.1, whole genome shotgun sequence includes these proteins:
- the Znf697 gene encoding zinc finger protein 697 isoform X3, protein MALFPGLSESDSISRSPRGEEDEEEEEDEEEESAGENRLIEEEEPLPTPVLPWRRHLSLGGRHRGDKPAHRRFHRLHHPMAVDLGELDSLMASIMDAPTICPDCGESFSPGAAFLQHQRIHRLAEAAAVASLEPFGLAGECGGVVGMMGMGVAGGFGAGPTLARPPREKPFRCGECGKGFSRNTYLTNHLRLHTGERPNLCADCGKSFSWRADLLKHRRLHTGEKPYPCPECGEAFSLSSHLLSHRRAHAAAGGGASSAGSAAALRPFACGECGKGFVRRSHLANHQRIHTGEKPHGCGECGKRFSWRSDLVKHQRVHTGEKPYMCSECGETFSVSSHLFTHKRTHSGERPYVCRECGKGFGRNSHLINHLRVHTGEKPFGCGQCEKRFSDFSTLTQHQRTHTGEKPYTCLECGKSFIQSSHLIRHRRIHTGNKPHKCAGCGKGFRYKTHLAQHQKLHLC, encoded by the coding sequence ATGGCTCTGTTCCCAGGACTGTCAGAATCTGACAGCATATCCCGGAGTCCGCggggagaggaagatgaagaggaggaggaagacgaagaAGAGGAAAGCGCTGGGGAGAACCGCTTGATAGAGGAGGAAGAGCCCTTGCCTACTCCGGTGCTTCCCTGGAGGCGTCACCTCTCCCTGGGCGGTCGACACCGGGGTGACAAGCCTGCTCACCGCCGCTTCCACCGGCTCCATCACCCCATGGCCGTGGACCTCGGGGAACTAGACAGCCTGATGGCCAGCATCATGGACGCACCCACCATCTGCCCAGACTGCGGGGAGAGCTTTAGCCCGGGCGCCGCATTCCTGCAGCACCAACGCATCCACCGCCTGGCGGAGGCCGCCGCGGTGGCCAGCCTGGAGCCCTTCGGTTTGGCCGGCGAGTGCGGAGGAGTGGTGGGGATGATGGGCATGGGCGTGGCCGGCGGCTTCGGGGCGGGGCCCACGCTGGCCCGGCCCCCTCGCGAAAAGCCCTTCCGCTGCGGGGAGTGCGGCAAAGGCTTCAGCCGCAACACCTACCTGACCAACCACCTACGGCTGCACACGGGCGAGCGGCCCAACCTGTGCGCCGACTGCGGCAAGAGCTTCAGCTGGCGCGCCGACCTGCTCAAGCACCGGCGCCTGCACACGGGCGAGAAGCCCTACCCGTGCCCGGAGTGCGGCGAAGCCTTCAGCCTCAGCTCGCACTTGCTCAGCCACCGGCGCGCGCACgcggcggcgggcggcggcgCAAGCTCGGCGGGCTCGGCGGCGGCGCTGCGGCCCTTCGCCTGCGGGGAGTGCGGCAAGGGTTTCGTGCGCCGCTCGCATCTGGCCAACCACCAGCGTATCCACACCGGCGAGAAGCCGCACGGCTGCGGCGAGTGCGGCAAGCGCTTCAGTTGGCGCTCGGACCTGGTGAAGCACCAGCGCGTGCACACGGGCGAGAAGCCCTACATGTGCTCCGAGTGCGGCGAGACCTTCAGCGTGAGCTCGCACCTCTTCACGCACAAGCGCACGCACTCGGGCGAGCGACCCTACGTGTGCCGGGAGTGTGGCAAGGGCTTCGGCCGCAACTCGCACCTCATCAACCACCTGCGCGTGCACACCGGCGAGAAGCCCTTCGGCTGCGGCCAGTGCGAGAAGCGCTTCAGCGACTTCTCCACGCTCACGCAGCACCAGCGCACGCACACCGGCGAGAAGCCCTACACATGCCTCGAGTGCGGCAAGAGCTTCATCCAGAGCTCCCACCTCATCCGCCATCGGCGCATCCACACCGGCAACAAGCCTCACAAGTGCGCGGGCTGTGGCAAGGGCTTCCGCTACAAGACGCACCTTGCACAGCACCAGAAGTTGCACTTGTGTTAG
- the Znf697 gene encoding zinc finger protein 697 isoform X2, translated as MDSDLENSEDREGDPEERGMGSNPRDTEDRGHVEQEVDSNPQDDDLRGDSRERDIASTVCSGGLLSEEERAILHEEEDDQPGVADMALFPGLSESDSISRSPRGEEDEEEEEDEEEESAGENRLIEEEEPLPTPVLPWRRHLSLGGRHRGDKPAHRRFHRLHHPMAVDLGELDSLMASIMDAPTICPDCGESFSPGAAFLQHQRIHRLAEAAAVASLEPFGLAGECGGVVGMMGMGVAGGFGAGPTLARPPREKPFRCGECGKGFSRNTYLTNHLRLHTGERPNLCADCGKSFSWRADLLKHRRLHTGEKPYPCPECGEAFSLSSHLLSHRRAHAAAGGGASSAGSAAALRPFACGECGKGFVRRSHLANHQRIHTGEKPHGCGECGKRFSWRSDLVKHQRVHTGEKPYMCSECGETFSVSSHLFTHKRTHSGERPYVCRECGKGFGRNSHLINHLRVHTGEKPFGCGQCEKRFSDFSTLTQHQRTHTGEKPYTCLECGKSFIQSSHLIRHRRIHTGNKPHKCAGCGKGFRYKTHLAQHQKLHLC; from the exons ATGGATTCTGACTTGGAGAACTCTGAGGACCGAGAAGGGGACCCGGAAGAAAGAGGAATGGGCTCTAATCCACGggacacagaagacagaggccaCGTGGAGCAGGAAGTGGACTCCAACCCACAGGATGATGATCTAAGAGGGGACTCACGAGAAAGGGACATAGCGTCCACTGTCTGTTCAG GGGGGCTGCTGAGCGAGGAAGAAAGGGCTATCCTCCACGAGGAAGAGGATGACCAGCCTGGTGTGGCTGACATGGCTCTGTTCCCAGGACTGTCAGAATCTGACAGCATATCCCGGAGTCCGCggggagaggaagatgaagaggaggaggaagacgaagaAGAGGAAAGCGCTGGGGAGAACCGCTTGATAGAGGAGGAAGAGCCCTTGCCTACTCCGGTGCTTCCCTGGAGGCGTCACCTCTCCCTGGGCGGTCGACACCGGGGTGACAAGCCTGCTCACCGCCGCTTCCACCGGCTCCATCACCCCATGGCCGTGGACCTCGGGGAACTAGACAGCCTGATGGCCAGCATCATGGACGCACCCACCATCTGCCCAGACTGCGGGGAGAGCTTTAGCCCGGGCGCCGCATTCCTGCAGCACCAACGCATCCACCGCCTGGCGGAGGCCGCCGCGGTGGCCAGCCTGGAGCCCTTCGGTTTGGCCGGCGAGTGCGGAGGAGTGGTGGGGATGATGGGCATGGGCGTGGCCGGCGGCTTCGGGGCGGGGCCCACGCTGGCCCGGCCCCCTCGCGAAAAGCCCTTCCGCTGCGGGGAGTGCGGCAAAGGCTTCAGCCGCAACACCTACCTGACCAACCACCTACGGCTGCACACGGGCGAGCGGCCCAACCTGTGCGCCGACTGCGGCAAGAGCTTCAGCTGGCGCGCCGACCTGCTCAAGCACCGGCGCCTGCACACGGGCGAGAAGCCCTACCCGTGCCCGGAGTGCGGCGAAGCCTTCAGCCTCAGCTCGCACTTGCTCAGCCACCGGCGCGCGCACgcggcggcgggcggcggcgCAAGCTCGGCGGGCTCGGCGGCGGCGCTGCGGCCCTTCGCCTGCGGGGAGTGCGGCAAGGGTTTCGTGCGCCGCTCGCATCTGGCCAACCACCAGCGTATCCACACCGGCGAGAAGCCGCACGGCTGCGGCGAGTGCGGCAAGCGCTTCAGTTGGCGCTCGGACCTGGTGAAGCACCAGCGCGTGCACACGGGCGAGAAGCCCTACATGTGCTCCGAGTGCGGCGAGACCTTCAGCGTGAGCTCGCACCTCTTCACGCACAAGCGCACGCACTCGGGCGAGCGACCCTACGTGTGCCGGGAGTGTGGCAAGGGCTTCGGCCGCAACTCGCACCTCATCAACCACCTGCGCGTGCACACCGGCGAGAAGCCCTTCGGCTGCGGCCAGTGCGAGAAGCGCTTCAGCGACTTCTCCACGCTCACGCAGCACCAGCGCACGCACACCGGCGAGAAGCCCTACACATGCCTCGAGTGCGGCAAGAGCTTCATCCAGAGCTCCCACCTCATCCGCCATCGGCGCATCCACACCGGCAACAAGCCTCACAAGTGCGCGGGCTGTGGCAAGGGCTTCCGCTACAAGACGCACCTTGCACAGCACCAGAAGTTGCACTTGTGTTAG
- the Znf697 gene encoding zinc finger protein 697 isoform X1, with protein sequence MEQEDNQGVCEHQTSEDTGMDSDLENSEDREGDPEERGMGSNPRDTEDRGHVEQEVDSNPQDDDLRGDSRERDIASTVCSGGLLSEEERAILHEEEDDQPGVADMALFPGLSESDSISRSPRGEEDEEEEEDEEEESAGENRLIEEEEPLPTPVLPWRRHLSLGGRHRGDKPAHRRFHRLHHPMAVDLGELDSLMASIMDAPTICPDCGESFSPGAAFLQHQRIHRLAEAAAVASLEPFGLAGECGGVVGMMGMGVAGGFGAGPTLARPPREKPFRCGECGKGFSRNTYLTNHLRLHTGERPNLCADCGKSFSWRADLLKHRRLHTGEKPYPCPECGEAFSLSSHLLSHRRAHAAAGGGASSAGSAAALRPFACGECGKGFVRRSHLANHQRIHTGEKPHGCGECGKRFSWRSDLVKHQRVHTGEKPYMCSECGETFSVSSHLFTHKRTHSGERPYVCRECGKGFGRNSHLINHLRVHTGEKPFGCGQCEKRFSDFSTLTQHQRTHTGEKPYTCLECGKSFIQSSHLIRHRRIHTGNKPHKCAGCGKGFRYKTHLAQHQKLHLC encoded by the exons ATGGAACAGGAAGATAATCAGGGTGTGTGTGAACACCAGACTTCTGAAGACACAGGCATGGATTCTGACTTGGAGAACTCTGAGGACCGAGAAGGGGACCCGGAAGAAAGAGGAATGGGCTCTAATCCACGggacacagaagacagaggccaCGTGGAGCAGGAAGTGGACTCCAACCCACAGGATGATGATCTAAGAGGGGACTCACGAGAAAGGGACATAGCGTCCACTGTCTGTTCAG GGGGGCTGCTGAGCGAGGAAGAAAGGGCTATCCTCCACGAGGAAGAGGATGACCAGCCTGGTGTGGCTGACATGGCTCTGTTCCCAGGACTGTCAGAATCTGACAGCATATCCCGGAGTCCGCggggagaggaagatgaagaggaggaggaagacgaagaAGAGGAAAGCGCTGGGGAGAACCGCTTGATAGAGGAGGAAGAGCCCTTGCCTACTCCGGTGCTTCCCTGGAGGCGTCACCTCTCCCTGGGCGGTCGACACCGGGGTGACAAGCCTGCTCACCGCCGCTTCCACCGGCTCCATCACCCCATGGCCGTGGACCTCGGGGAACTAGACAGCCTGATGGCCAGCATCATGGACGCACCCACCATCTGCCCAGACTGCGGGGAGAGCTTTAGCCCGGGCGCCGCATTCCTGCAGCACCAACGCATCCACCGCCTGGCGGAGGCCGCCGCGGTGGCCAGCCTGGAGCCCTTCGGTTTGGCCGGCGAGTGCGGAGGAGTGGTGGGGATGATGGGCATGGGCGTGGCCGGCGGCTTCGGGGCGGGGCCCACGCTGGCCCGGCCCCCTCGCGAAAAGCCCTTCCGCTGCGGGGAGTGCGGCAAAGGCTTCAGCCGCAACACCTACCTGACCAACCACCTACGGCTGCACACGGGCGAGCGGCCCAACCTGTGCGCCGACTGCGGCAAGAGCTTCAGCTGGCGCGCCGACCTGCTCAAGCACCGGCGCCTGCACACGGGCGAGAAGCCCTACCCGTGCCCGGAGTGCGGCGAAGCCTTCAGCCTCAGCTCGCACTTGCTCAGCCACCGGCGCGCGCACgcggcggcgggcggcggcgCAAGCTCGGCGGGCTCGGCGGCGGCGCTGCGGCCCTTCGCCTGCGGGGAGTGCGGCAAGGGTTTCGTGCGCCGCTCGCATCTGGCCAACCACCAGCGTATCCACACCGGCGAGAAGCCGCACGGCTGCGGCGAGTGCGGCAAGCGCTTCAGTTGGCGCTCGGACCTGGTGAAGCACCAGCGCGTGCACACGGGCGAGAAGCCCTACATGTGCTCCGAGTGCGGCGAGACCTTCAGCGTGAGCTCGCACCTCTTCACGCACAAGCGCACGCACTCGGGCGAGCGACCCTACGTGTGCCGGGAGTGTGGCAAGGGCTTCGGCCGCAACTCGCACCTCATCAACCACCTGCGCGTGCACACCGGCGAGAAGCCCTTCGGCTGCGGCCAGTGCGAGAAGCGCTTCAGCGACTTCTCCACGCTCACGCAGCACCAGCGCACGCACACCGGCGAGAAGCCCTACACATGCCTCGAGTGCGGCAAGAGCTTCATCCAGAGCTCCCACCTCATCCGCCATCGGCGCATCCACACCGGCAACAAGCCTCACAAGTGCGCGGGCTGTGGCAAGGGCTTCCGCTACAAGACGCACCTTGCACAGCACCAGAAGTTGCACTTGTGTTAG